The region TCGATGCCGACGGTGCGCTCATCGACAGCTGGCACGGCGACTTCGCCAGTGTCGGTATAAAAACGAGAACACACATCTCCGACCGCACGGTTGAGGATCTGCTCGGTTTCTTCTGGTGCGAGGTAGCCCAGATTCAGCGCCAGGGACTCCTCGGCGGCAGCGCCGGCGGTGAATACGGCGACGTCGACGCTGCGGCCAAGCTCTAAGATATGAGCAATATGTCGGTCTTTGACCACCCAACTTTTCGCCTCCGCGGTATCGAAAATCACCGGCAGCGGCAGCATGTGCGTGCGGGCATTGAAGGCGTGCGAGAAGCCCTGCAGGGTCTCAGCATCCTGGGTGGAGCGCTCGGAATGCGAGTGCCCACCTTTGAGTTGGACTACCTCTACCCCACTTAAAGACAGGTGGCGCAGGTGTTCGGCAATCGAGCGCATCGTCGCACCCCAGGAGACCCCTACGCTCATATCATCGGTGACCAGTTCTTCAAGCAGCGCAGCCCCGGCGCGGCCGAGTTCGGGCAGGACGTCGTCGCGGGTGGGAACGGAGACAACGCGGGCATCGGAAAGCATAAAGCGGGAGCGCAACTGCGCGACCAAATCGTCGGTGCGCTCACGGGGATCATCAATGCTGATGGTGACAAAGCCGGCATTCTGCGCGTGCTGCAACAGCTTGGACACCGTTGGACGCGAAACCTTCAGCCGCGCTGCCACCTGCGCTTGGGACAGCCCACCGTGGTAGTAGAGCTTGGCAGCATCAATGGCCTGGCAGTCGCGATCATCCAACATGCCTTCCATCTTCGCATAAGATTTCTACCCCAGGCGACGCAGTGCGTCGACCACCAGATTCCAAAATCCCGCGTGGTCTAGCTTCGTCGCGACCTGGGTATGACAATCCGCCGGGGCGGGCGCGCGGAAGTCCGTGACGGTCATACCCGTGGTGTGCGTACCGGTTAGCTCCACATGTACCGGCGCCTTCACGGTCTGCACCACCGACGGGTCGATGAGGTACGCAATCGTGCACGGGTCATGGACCGGCGGGTGCTCAAAGCCCTGGTTCTCACGATAAGCCTCACGGAAGAAACCAAACAGGCCGACAACAAAGTCCGCCACTGGCGTTCCGAGTTCCTTAATCGACGCCTCCACTTCATCCGTCGCCAAGGCCTGGTGGGTCAAATCCAGGCCCACCATGGTCACCGGCCAGAGCTCTTCGAAAACGATGTGGGCGGCCTCCGGGTCAATTTTGATATTGAACTCTGCGACAGCAGACCAATTGCCCTCGTGGTAACCGCCACCCATGAGCACAACTTCCTTCACGCGCTCCACGATGCGCGGTTCCTTACGTACCGCCATCGCAATATTGGTCAGCGGACCCGTCGGCACGAGCGTAATCGTTCCCGGTTCAGCTTCCATGATGGTGTTGATGAGGAAATCGACGGCGTGGCCATCGGCAAGCGCTGCACTAGGCGAAGGCAACTCAACGCCTGCGACATCCATGCCGGTATCACCGTGGACATCGTCAGCAATTTCTGGCTCCCGCAACAACGGGCGCCCGCAGCCGGCATACACAGGAACGTCTGTACGACCTGCCACCTCCAGCACCACCCGGGCATTACGAGCAACCTTCTCCAGACTGTTATTGCCACCGACCGTCGTCACGCCAAGTACCTCAATGTCTGGGTTACCCAGCGCCAACAGCAGCGCTACGGCATCATCGTGCCCCGGATCGCAGTCGAGAATAATCTTGGTCATGTCTTACTCCTTTAAGTTGCGGGCGGCCACGGTATCGGCCACGTTTTCTGGCTTCGGGATAAACAAGCTCATGGCCAATGCTGCCAGCAAAATGACACAGCCGGTGAGCAATCCTGCGCGGTAGCCCTGCTCGAAGGCACCTGCCACAGCAAACAAAATGGCAAAAGACACTCCTGCGCCCAAGTTGAACGCACCGGCGTTCATACCCGGCAGGTAGCCCTGGTTATCTTCTGGGGAGAGCACAATACCCAGCCCGTTGAGCATGATGTTGGAAATACCGGCGTAAGTCACACCAATGAAAATGGAGACAAACAACAAGGAAGCCTTACCCGGCTCGCCGACAATGAATACCGCAATGAGCAGACCAATCACCGTGCCGACCAAGCCTGTCTGCAACACAAAGCGATAACCAAGACGCGCTGCCAGCCAGCCCGCAATCGGACCAAAGACCAACCCTGCCAGCGCATACGGCGTCAACGTGTACCAGGAAATCACATCTGCGCTAAGACCCGCACCCACCGAGTCATCCTGGCCCAAGTTCGGAATCAAACCATTCATCACCGCAAAGACACCCGTCATGGTCAACAGCGTTGTCGACAACAACGCCCAGGTGCGCCGCTGCTTCATGTACTCCACACTGACCAATGGGTGGCGCACGGTCTTTTCCATCTTCCAAAACACCACCACTGCCACGGCAGTCACGGCAAAGAGGAAGATGACGAGGACCCAGTTGGCATCGGCAAGTTTGCCTGCCTCATTAAAGGCAGTCAGCACCGCTCCCAGCGCAATCGCCAACGGCAGCAGACCCTTCCAGTCCATCGGCACATCCGACTCAGCCTGCGACTCCTTGGTCATCAACTGCACGCCCACCACTGCTGCTAAGCAAAACGCCGCCATCACCCAAGACACGGAGCGGAAACCAAAATTGCCCGCCAGCCAACCACCGGCCAGGGCATCCACACCCGCAATACCACCATTTACTGAGGTCAACACACCCAACAGCAGCGCGTACTGCTTTTCATTGGCCACCTGCTGGCGCAACATAATCAGCGTCAGCGGCACCGTCGGACCAGCCACACCCTGAATCACACGACCGACCAATAACACCGCCACATTCGGCGCCAGCGCCGCAATCACACAACCAATGCCAGTCACGGCCATCATCCCGACGAGCACCTTACGACGCCCAATCAGATCACCCCAGCGCGGCAAGAACAACGAAAACAAGGCGGCGGCAGTAAAAAACGCCGACTGCGTCAACCCAATCGCCGCCGAGGATGCACCAAGCTCCGATTCCATCGTCGCCAACGCCGGCGAGAGCATCGACGCATTCAACTGAAACGCAAACACCGCCGTCAAAAGCGCCACCATCAACGGCACCACCGCCGCAACCGGCAACTTCTTCGGCTCCACCACCGCAGTCATGAACACACCTTCCCAACCAAACAATCAGTTAGGAATGATTCTAAAGCCAAACCCACCCCAGCAACACAACAACCTCCCCCACAATTCACTCACCGAACAAACCCGCTTAACGACGCGCCAGCCCCTCCAGCACACCACCCCACCGCTCAGTCGTCGCATCCAACCTCGCCTGCAACTCCCCACCAGAAACCTCACGCACCTGCACAAACGGACGCCGCGGACCATCCATATGCCGCGCCTCAGCCAAGCCATAAAACCTCTTCATAGCACGCTGCGACACAACACCACCCAAGCCCACTTCACAACCCACACCTGCCCGTGCCGAAATCCACGGCTGGTCCGCACAAACCCATCCCATAAGCTCACGATGAGTCATGCCACCATAAAAATCCACAACCGCATCAACTACCGCAACATCCCGGGCATCCAAACTATCATCAACAGCCCCAAACGCCCGCGGCGAAAACCAACCAGACCGCCCAGCTAAACACTCCTCAAACAAACCAGGCTCCACCGGCCCGTCCTGCCCCGCCCGAAAATCTTGCGCAAAAAGCGGACGCCCAAACCACCCCAAAGACCACGCCTGGCAGTAATACGTCAGCTTCTGCAGCCTCCCCGCATCAACCAACCCAAGCCGGTCACAAATTGCCTGCGCAACAGCCACCGAAGTACCCACGACGACCTCCTACCCACGCAACCACTCAAGACAAAAGGATACAGCACACCAGAACCAACACCGACAGAAAAGACACCCCAGCACCACAACACAAATAACCCCGCAAACTGCATCAACACAGTTCACGGGGTAAACGTGGGGCCAGCGGGGCTCGAACCCGCGACCAGCGGATTATGAGTCCGCGGCTCTAACCGACTGAGCTATAGCCCCTGGATAAAGACAAGCAGGCATAACCTGCAAATCCTTTCCACACTTTACCGAACCTGCCGCCTACTAAGAAAACCCACCAAATTACGTGTCAACCGCAGTAGCTGCTCACGCCCTAGAACATACATACCTAGAGCCCCCCCCAACCCAGTCCGGAATACGAATCTGGAGTCAGGGGTAACCCGATTTCGCTTACCCGAGAACACAGGAGGTGTGAACTCCAAACTGCGGAACGCCTCGATTGTCTCCAACGGGTTAGCGCGCATAAATCTCTGCAGGAACTCAGGGTCATACTGCCACCACTGAATCTCTAAAAGGGCCTTCCGGACGTCTTCATCAAAACGCCAGCGAATATGCTTTGCTGGGAGTCCACCGACGATAGAGTACGGCTCAACATCTTTATTAACGAAAGCACCAGCGCCGATGACCGCCCCATCTCCAACGGTGACGCCGGTATTAATCCGAACGCCATCCCCAACCCACACATCATTACCCAGGATTACCCGGCGCTTAGGGTCGCTAGACGCAAATCGCTTGCCTTTACCTGAAGGTGGGAATTTGAAGAACCCAGCGATTGAAGTGTTGTGGATGTCGTGATTTCCTAAACCCAGCGATACACCGCGCCCGATCCTGGTGTAGCGACCAACTTCTACATAGGAGCGAATCAATCCCCCACGGAATCCCGATCCGAAACCAAAGAAAGAGGTTCCAAGGATTTCGGCGTTGGTGATGGATACCTCATCTTCAGCGAAAATGAGCCACTTTCCTTCAGAGGGATCAGTGAAAACTGGTGGTTTGAATTTAGCTATATGGGAAATCATAATCGGTCACTTCCACTAGAGTGGAAAAACCTCGTTGCCATGGCAACCGACTCCCCACCATCCAGTGGACCGCCCCTTGATTTCTTATTCCCGTAGAACCTTCCCCTGGGCTAGTTCTGCTTCTGGCAGGCATTAGATCATGATTCCCCCTACCTCCACGTGACCCTGGCCAGGCATTATATCGATTTCCATACTAGCGAGCTGTAAAGGCAAGAGATCATCTGAATTCCAAGCTTTCGTGCTAGTAACTACAGCGCGGGGACGGTTCCAATAACGAGGTTGAATTTAGAAAGATCCCCTCTCAACGCCAGCTGAATCAGGGCTACGGCTTGGCCAAAACTCACTGACAGTTGGTTTAACACCCGAGAAGTCAGCGAGTCACCCGATGGCAAGTAACCCGTGCGAATAATCTTCTCACCGCCAGCTCCATACTCCACTTCACCAGTCCTCATATAAGACCGAGCCCCTACGCCCTGTCTGGTTCTCCCCTGAGGTACACCAAGGTAATGAGGTTGTGGGGCAATAACAGTTACCGAAGCACCGATCTTATGGAGTTCCTGAGTAAGCCACGCCCATCGCCTTTGTGGAACCCCTTGTTCTGGAGCCCAGTATTGAGAGATGAAGAGCACTTTCATTTACACATTCCTCGGTTAACGTAGGTGGGCAAGACCATCCAATTATCATACCGGCGACGCTGCGATTTTCTCCTCAAATTCATCAATTGGCGATCGCCGTACACTTAACCCAGGCGGCTAAAAGTGCCTTTTTACCAGGGGATTTGCTTAGTAAGCCGGGGGCTCTATATAGTTAAGTCTCGTTGCAGCGAGCACAGCTCAAAACAACATATTCCTCCATAGCTCAGTTGGCAGAGCATTCGACTGTTAATCGAAGGGTCACTGGTTCGAGCCCAGTTGGAGGAGCACTTATACTCCGCAAGGTCCTCATGTCCTTGCGGAGTTCTTTGCCGTCGAAGGTTATTTAGGCGCTCGACTCTGCTTATGCACCAGCAACAAAATCCGGCAAGCGCTCACCCATTCCGAGCAATTCTGCGATAGCGGCACTTGCACGTGCTGCTGCCTTTCCGTCGCCATAGGGATTAGCGGCTTTAGCCATCGATTCATATACCGCATCGTCGTCTAGCAGGAGTTTGGATTGGGCCACGATGAGATCCCTATTCGTCCCCACCAGCTTCACGGTTCCTGCCACTACAGCTTCGGGGCGCTCGGTGTTAGCACGCAAGACAAGAACAGGCTTTCCTAAAGCCGGCGCTTCTTCTTGCACACCGCCAGAATCCGTCAGAATGATATCGGCGCGGCGTTGGAGCTTTGTGAACTGATCGAAAGGAAGAGGATCCGTGATGATGACATTGCGCAGCCCTTCCACCTGGGGAAACACGGCTTCTCGCACCTTTGGGTTGAGGTGAAGCGGAAGCACAAAAAAGGATTGCGGGTAGCTAACAGCTAAGTCTTGTACTGCGCCACCGATTCCTTTCATAGCTTCAAAATTCTCGCGACGATGCGTCGTTACCACTACGAATCGGTGATCAGTATCTGCGGCGGC is a window of Corynebacterium camporealensis DNA encoding:
- the uriH gene encoding uridine-preferring nucleoside hydrolase UriH; translated protein: MTKIILDCDPGHDDAVALLLALGNPDIEVLGVTTVGGNNSLEKVARNARVVLEVAGRTDVPVYAGCGRPLLREPEIADDVHGDTGMDVAGVELPSPSAALADGHAVDFLINTIMEAEPGTITLVPTGPLTNIAMAVRKEPRIVERVKEVVLMGGGYHEGNWSAVAEFNIKIDPEAAHIVFEELWPVTMVGLDLTHQALATDEVEASIKELGTPVADFVVGLFGFFREAYRENQGFEHPPVHDPCTIAYLIDPSVVQTVKAPVHVELTGTHTTGMTVTDFRAPAPADCHTQVATKLDHAGFWNLVVDALRRLG
- a CDS encoding CatB-related O-acetyltransferase — translated: MISHIAKFKPPVFTDPSEGKWLIFAEDEVSITNAEILGTSFFGFGSGFRGGLIRSYVEVGRYTRIGRGVSLGLGNHDIHNTSIAGFFKFPPSGKGKRFASSDPKRRVILGNDVWVGDGVRINTGVTVGDGAVIGAGAFVNKDVEPYSIVGGLPAKHIRWRFDEDVRKALLEIQWWQYDPEFLQRFMRANPLETIEAFRSLEFTPPVFSGKRNRVTPDSRFVFRTGLGGALGMYVLGREQLLRLTRNLVGFLSRRQVR
- a CDS encoding sugar-binding transcriptional regulator; this translates as MLDDRDCQAIDAAKLYYHGGLSQAQVAARLKVSRPTVSKLLQHAQNAGFVTISIDDPRERTDDLVAQLRSRFMLSDARVVSVPTRDDVLPELGRAGAALLEELVTDDMSVGVSWGATMRSIAEHLRHLSLSGVEVVQLKGGHSHSERSTQDAETLQGFSHAFNARTHMLPLPVIFDTAEAKSWVVKDRHIAHILELGRSVDVAVFTAGAAAEESLALNLGYLAPEETEQILNRAVGDVCSRFYTDTGEVAVPAVDERTVGIELSDLATRPTRVLVAGGSSKARAIAVALRMGLATHLVIDRDTAQRVVDLSAE
- the uriT gene encoding uridine transporter UriT, which gives rise to MTAVVEPKKLPVAAVVPLMVALLTAVFAFQLNASMLSPALATMESELGASSAAIGLTQSAFFTAAALFSLFLPRWGDLIGRRKVLVGMMAVTGIGCVIAALAPNVAVLLVGRVIQGVAGPTVPLTLIMLRQQVANEKQYALLLGVLTSVNGGIAGVDALAGGWLAGNFGFRSVSWVMAAFCLAAVVGVQLMTKESQAESDVPMDWKGLLPLAIALGAVLTAFNEAGKLADANWVLVIFLFAVTAVAVVVFWKMEKTVRHPLVSVEYMKQRRTWALLSTTLLTMTGVFAVMNGLIPNLGQDDSVGAGLSADVISWYTLTPYALAGLVFGPIAGWLAARLGYRFVLQTGLVGTVIGLLIAVFIVGEPGKASLLFVSIFIGVTYAGISNIMLNGLGIVLSPEDNQGYLPGMNAGAFNLGAGVSFAILFAVAGAFEQGYRAGLLTGCVILLAALAMSLFIPKPENVADTVAARNLKE
- a CDS encoding Panacea domain-containing protein, with the protein product MGTSVAVAQAICDRLGLVDAGRLQKLTYYCQAWSLGWFGRPLFAQDFRAGQDGPVEPGLFEECLAGRSGWFSPRAFGAVDDSLDARDVAVVDAVVDFYGGMTHRELMGWVCADQPWISARAGVGCEVGLGGVVSQRAMKRFYGLAEARHMDGPRRPFVQVREVSGGELQARLDATTERWGGVLEGLARR